In the genome of Raphanus sativus cultivar WK10039 chromosome 4, ASM80110v3, whole genome shotgun sequence, one region contains:
- the LOC130494666 gene encoding G-type lectin S-receptor-like serine/threonine-protein kinase At1g61480, with protein MLLRFSKMRITGFAFLLLFTMLLSFSHAAITPTSPLSIGQTLSSSDDIYELGFFSPNNTQDQYVGIWLKGIIPQVVVWVANRKDPVTDSPANLTISSNGSLLLLNGKDGVVWSTGGTFASNGSRAELSNAGNLIITENVSGRILWESFEHLGNTLLPFSTLTYNLTTGEKQVLTSWKSDTDPSPGDFVVLITPQVPSQLFTKRGSAPYWRSGPWAKTRFIGIPLMDVSLTSPFSLQQDEHGSVSFTYIDRNIKPPRIMITSEGPVKIFQHNGTEWELDFEVPANPCDHYGVCGPFGLCIMSSSLTCKCFKGFVPKSIEKWKRGNWTDGCVRRTKLLCQGNVTNETMFHPVVNTKPPDNYEFTRASNDIDCHRSCLENCSCLAFSFINGIGCLVWNQELMDVVQFSEGGELLSIRLASSELGLIFYLFILNSTDIIL; from the coding sequence ATGCTCTTAAGGTTTAGCAAAATGAGGATAACGGGGTTTGCTTTTTTGCTATTGTTTACCATGCTCTTAAGTTTTAGTCATGCAGCTATAACGCCAACAAGTCCTTTGTCAATAGGCCAAACTCTCAGCTCCTCTGACGATATTTATGAATTGGGGTTCTTCAGTCCTAATAACACCCAAGATCAATACGTTGGAATCTGGTTGAAGGGTATTATTCCCCAGGTGGTTGTGTGGGTGGCCAATAGAAAAGATCCTGTTACAGACTCCCCGGCTAATCTAACTATCAGCAGCAACGGAAGTCTTCTCTTATTAAATGGTAAAGATGGCGTTGTGTGGTCCACCGGAGGAACTTTTGCTTCTAACGGGTCTCGTGCAGAGCTTTCGAACGCAGGAAATCTTATTATCACCGAAAATGTTTCAGGAAGAATTCTATGGGAAAGCTTTGAGCATCTTGGTAATACTCTGCTGCCTTTCTCAACCCTCACGTATAATCTCACCACCGGAGAGAAGCAGGTGTTGACTTCTTGGAAAAGTGACACCGATCCATCCCCTGGTGACTTTGTGGTTCTGATTACACCCCAAGTGCCATCACAGCTGTTTACTAAGAGAGGCTCGGCACCTTATTGGAGAAGCGGTCCATGGGCTAAAACAAGGTTCATTGGCATACCGTTAATGGATGTATCATTAACAAGTCCATTTAGCCTTCAGCAGGATGAACACGGGTCAGTATCTTTCACTTATATAGACAGAAACATTAAACCTCCACGTATAATGATAACATCGGAGGGCCCAGTGAAGATTTTTCAGCATAATGGGACCGAGTGGGAGTTAGACTTTGAGGTTCCAGCGAACCCATGTGATCATTATGGTGTATGTGGACCTTTTGGACTGTGTATTATGTCATCATCTCTAACGTGTAAATGCTTCAAAGGGTTTGTACCAAAATCCATTGAGAAGTGGAAAAGAGGAAACTGGACAGATGGTTGTGTGAGGCGTACCAAACTACTTTGTCAAGGCAATGTTACCAATGAAACCATGTTCCATCCTGTTGTCAACACAAAGCCTCCAGACAATTACGAATTTACAAGGGCTTCTAATGATATAGACTGCCACCGAAGTTGCCTGGAGAACTGTTCTTGCTTGGCCTTTTCTTTTATCAATGGAATAGGGTGCTTAGTGTGGAATCAGGAACTAATGGACGTAGTGCAGTTTTCTGAAGGTGGAGAGCTTTTATCCATTCGTCTTGCAAGCTCTGAATTAGGTTTGATCTTTTACCTCTTTATCCTCAACTCTACAGATATTATTCTTTAG